Proteins encoded within one genomic window of Formosa agariphila KMM 3901:
- a CDS encoding FAD-binding and (Fe-S)-binding domain-containing protein, protein MTKSVSFDLQTLNNALEGELFYDDLMKSIYATDASVYRRLPLAVAYPKHETDLKVLIAFANTNKVTLIPRTAGTSLAGQCVGEGIVVDVSKHFTKIISINKEARTVTVQPGIVKDYLNLQLEPYGLFFSPDTSTSNRCMIGGMVGNNSSGTTSIQYGVTRDKVLELKTILSDGSEAVFSQLTSEEFHKKTALNNLEGKIYNTIYNELQSETVRAEIHKQFPKPEIHRRNTGYALDKLMDADVFGESSKPFNMCNLLSGSEGTLAFSTEITLHLDVLPPTARIMVAAHFKSVEDALIATTTCMQHHLYMCEMMDKIILDCTKNNLKQQENRQFVVGDPEAILMCELKSNDKTDVIRQAEALIKDLELEGLSYANVVLIDDDIDKAIELRKAGLGLLGNIIGDKKSAACIEDTAVALPDFANYINEFTTLMKGYNQKAIYYAHAGAGELHLRPVLNLKLSEDVVLFRKITTDVAHLVKKYGGSMSGEHGDGIVRAEFIPLMIGDTNYQIIKRIKAVFDPNNIFNAGKIVDAFPMDEGLRYVPDRTEPEISTLMDFSDSEGILRQAEKCNGSGDCRKPAELGGTMCPSYRATRNEKDTTRARANALREFLTNTENGKNSFNHEELKDILDLCLSCKGCLNECPSTVDISSMKAEFLYQYQKENGFSLRSKMFVYNNKVNEITTHISGITNFFFKTKLTSDFMKKTFGIAEKRSMPFVSSKSLNRYIKNANNKVVNVKNIKTIYFFVDEFTNLLDTEIGLDAIALLRGLNYDLKFVKHEESGRAFISKGFLEQAKDCATKNVNVYKDLISEKTPLVGLEPSAIFTFKDEYLKLTDDKESAKRIAKHTFLIEDFLYSEIENGNIKSEQFHTEEKTIKIHSHCHQKAMSNQLSTFKLLNLPKGYKATIIPSGCCGMAGSFGYEKEHYEVSMAIGEQTLFPAVRKASKDVIISANGTSCRHQIKDGTDRVALHPVTILRRALL, encoded by the coding sequence ATGACAAAATCTGTTTCTTTCGATTTACAAACACTAAATAATGCCTTAGAAGGCGAATTGTTTTACGACGATTTAATGAAATCTATCTATGCTACAGATGCATCTGTATATAGACGTTTGCCTTTAGCTGTTGCTTATCCAAAACATGAAACAGATTTAAAAGTTTTAATTGCATTTGCTAACACCAATAAGGTGACCTTAATTCCTCGTACAGCAGGAACATCGTTAGCTGGACAATGTGTAGGTGAAGGTATTGTGGTAGATGTGTCTAAACATTTTACAAAAATTATTTCTATTAATAAAGAAGCACGAACGGTGACTGTTCAGCCTGGAATTGTAAAAGATTATTTAAACCTTCAATTAGAGCCATACGGACTCTTTTTCTCACCAGATACATCTACCTCCAACCGCTGTATGATTGGAGGTATGGTTGGTAATAATTCGTCTGGAACAACCTCTATTCAATATGGAGTAACTCGTGATAAAGTATTGGAATTAAAAACCATTTTAAGTGATGGGAGTGAAGCTGTTTTTAGCCAGTTGACTTCAGAAGAATTTCATAAAAAAACAGCTTTAAACAATCTTGAAGGAAAGATTTATAACACAATATATAACGAATTACAATCTGAAACCGTACGGGCTGAAATTCATAAGCAATTCCCTAAACCAGAAATACACAGAAGAAATACGGGCTATGCTTTAGATAAATTAATGGATGCTGATGTTTTTGGAGAATCTTCGAAACCATTTAATATGTGCAATTTGTTATCTGGAAGTGAAGGTACATTAGCGTTTTCTACAGAGATTACATTGCATTTAGATGTTTTACCGCCTACAGCACGCATTATGGTAGCTGCACATTTTAAAAGTGTAGAGGATGCTTTAATAGCAACGACAACCTGTATGCAACATCATTTATATATGTGTGAAATGATGGATAAAATCATTTTAGATTGCACTAAAAACAATTTAAAGCAACAAGAAAACAGACAGTTTGTAGTAGGCGACCCCGAGGCTATTTTAATGTGCGAACTTAAAAGTAATGACAAAACGGATGTTATACGACAAGCAGAAGCGCTTATAAAAGATTTAGAACTAGAAGGGTTAAGTTATGCTAATGTTGTATTAATAGATGACGATATTGATAAAGCTATAGAATTAAGAAAAGCCGGATTAGGACTTTTAGGTAACATTATTGGCGATAAAAAGTCGGCTGCTTGTATTGAAGATACTGCGGTTGCATTACCCGATTTTGCTAATTATATAAATGAATTTACCACTTTAATGAAAGGCTATAACCAAAAAGCAATTTATTATGCACATGCTGGTGCTGGCGAATTACATTTGCGTCCGGTTTTAAATTTGAAATTGAGTGAAGATGTTGTGCTGTTCAGAAAAATTACCACAGATGTTGCGCATTTAGTGAAAAAATATGGCGGCTCAATGTCTGGAGAACATGGAGACGGTATTGTACGTGCAGAGTTTATACCGTTAATGATTGGAGATACTAATTACCAAATTATAAAACGTATAAAAGCTGTTTTCGATCCTAATAACATTTTTAACGCAGGCAAAATTGTAGATGCATTTCCTATGGATGAAGGTTTACGTTATGTTCCTGATAGAACAGAACCGGAGATAAGTACGTTAATGGATTTTTCTGATTCTGAAGGCATTCTAAGACAAGCCGAAAAATGTAATGGGAGTGGAGATTGTAGAAAACCAGCAGAATTGGGCGGAACCATGTGCCCAAGTTATCGTGCTACCCGAAATGAAAAGGATACTACTCGTGCACGAGCAAATGCACTACGTGAGTTTTTAACGAATACAGAAAACGGTAAAAATTCGTTTAATCATGAAGAATTAAAAGACATTCTAGATTTGTGTCTAAGTTGTAAAGGGTGCTTAAATGAATGTCCAAGTACGGTCGATATTTCGAGTATGAAAGCTGAATTCCTATATCAATATCAGAAGGAAAATGGCTTCAGTTTACGTTCAAAAATGTTCGTGTATAACAACAAGGTAAACGAAATAACAACACATATTTCTGGAATTACTAATTTCTTTTTCAAGACGAAACTAACTTCTGATTTTATGAAAAAAACATTTGGTATTGCTGAAAAACGAAGCATGCCTTTTGTTTCATCTAAAAGTTTAAATAGATATATTAAAAATGCTAATAATAAGGTTGTTAATGTAAAAAATATTAAAACTATTTACTTCTTTGTTGATGAATTTACTAATCTATTAGACACAGAAATAGGATTAGATGCTATTGCTCTACTTCGTGGATTAAACTACGATTTAAAGTTTGTAAAACATGAAGAATCAGGGCGTGCATTTATCTCGAAAGGATTTTTAGAACAAGCAAAAGATTGTGCCACTAAAAATGTAAATGTTTATAAGGATTTAATTTCAGAAAAAACGCCTTTGGTAGGTTTAGAACCTTCGGCTATTTTTACTTTTAAAGATGAATATTTAAAATTAACAGACGATAAAGAGAGTGCAAAACGTATTGCAAAACATACATTTTTAATAGAAGATTTTTTATATTCAGAAATTGAAAACGGAAACATTAAATCTGAGCAATTTCATACCGAAGAAAAAACAATAAAAATTCATTCGCATTGTCATCAAAAAGCGATGAGTAATCAATTATCTACATTTAAATTACTCAATCTTCCAAAAGGATATAAAGCAACAATTATTCCGAGTGGATGTTGCGGGATGGCAGGAAGTTTTGGATACGAAAAAGAACATTACGAGGTGAGTATGGCTATTGGAGAACAAACCTTATTTCCTGCAGTCAGGAAAGCATCGAAAGACGTTATTATTTCTGCGAATGGAACCAGTTGTAGACATCAAATTAAAGATGGTACAGATAGAGTTGCTCTACATCCTGTAACCATTTTAAGACGTGCATTACTCTGA
- a CDS encoding (Fe-S)-binding protein: MSEQIKVPTMAEYMAQGKQPDVLFWVGCAGSFDDRAKKITKAFVKLLNKANVDFAVLGTEESCTGDPAKRAGNEFLFQMQAVTNIEVLNAYEVKKIVTACPHCFNTIKNEYPQLGGNYEVMHHTQFLKSLLDEGKLTIEGGQYKGKRITFHDPCYLGRANNVYEAPRDLIQKLEAELVEMKNCKSKGLCCGAGGAQMFKDAEKGDKEVNVERTEQAIEVKPDIIAAGCPFCNTMMTDGVKAKDKEAEVEVMDIAELIANAQDL; this comes from the coding sequence ATGAGCGAACAAATAAAAGTGCCAACAATGGCCGAATATATGGCTCAAGGAAAACAACCCGACGTTTTATTTTGGGTTGGTTGTGCTGGAAGTTTTGATGATAGAGCAAAAAAAATAACAAAAGCATTTGTTAAATTATTAAACAAAGCGAATGTCGATTTCGCGGTTTTAGGTACAGAAGAAAGTTGTACTGGTGATCCCGCAAAGCGTGCAGGGAATGAGTTTTTATTTCAAATGCAAGCGGTTACTAATATAGAAGTACTAAATGCTTACGAAGTTAAAAAAATTGTAACAGCTTGTCCGCACTGCTTTAACACCATTAAAAACGAGTATCCTCAATTAGGTGGTAATTACGAAGTAATGCACCATACACAGTTTTTAAAATCGTTATTAGACGAGGGGAAACTAACGATTGAAGGTGGACAATATAAAGGCAAACGTATAACGTTTCACGACCCTTGTTATTTAGGGCGCGCCAATAATGTTTACGAAGCGCCTCGCGATTTAATTCAGAAGTTAGAAGCCGAATTGGTCGAAATGAAGAACTGTAAAAGTAAAGGGCTTTGTTGTGGTGCTGGTGGCGCTCAAATGTTTAAAGATGCCGAAAAAGGTGATAAAGAAGTCAATGTAGAGCGTACGGAACAAGCCATAGAAGTTAAACCAGATATTATCGCAGCTGGTTGTCCGTTTTGCAATACCATGATGACGGATGGTGTTAAAGCCAAAGATAAAGAAGCCGAAGTAGAAGTTATGGATATCGCCGAACTGATAGCAAACGCTCAAGATTTATAA
- the bshA gene encoding N-acetyl-alpha-D-glucosaminyl L-malate synthase BshA, with amino-acid sequence MIIGLVCYPTFGGSGVVATELGLELAKRGHEIHFITYNQPVRLDLLGNKVHFHEVNVPEYPLFHYQPYELALSSKLVDTVKLHKIEVLHVHYAIPHAYAAYMAKKMLQEEGIHLPIVTTLHGTDITLVGSHPFYKPAVSFSINKSDAVTAVSESLREDTFRLFDIKNEINVITNFIDIDKYKFSFTDCQRGMMAPDDEKIITHISNLRPVKRIRDVIKIFYNIQKEVPAKLMLIGEGPDKEPAEKLCQELGILDKVVFFGRSNEIDKILCFTDLFLLPSETESFGLAALEAMASGVPVISSNTGGIPEVNVHGITGFLSDVGDVEDMSKNAIHILSDEARLKQFKNNAKERSYLFDLHNIVPQYEKLYEETIAKRPKV; translated from the coding sequence ATGATAATAGGACTTGTTTGTTACCCAACATTTGGAGGGAGTGGCGTTGTTGCAACAGAATTAGGATTAGAGTTGGCGAAACGCGGACACGAAATTCATTTTATTACTTATAATCAGCCGGTACGGTTAGATTTATTAGGTAACAAAGTGCATTTTCACGAAGTTAACGTACCCGAATATCCGTTGTTTCATTACCAACCTTATGAGTTGGCATTATCTAGTAAATTAGTAGATACAGTAAAACTTCATAAAATTGAAGTATTACATGTACATTATGCTATACCTCATGCGTATGCAGCTTATATGGCTAAAAAAATGTTGCAAGAAGAAGGTATTCACCTTCCAATAGTAACAACACTTCACGGTACAGATATTACTTTAGTAGGAAGTCATCCGTTTTATAAACCCGCAGTGAGTTTTAGTATCAATAAATCTGATGCAGTAACAGCTGTTTCAGAAAGTTTAAGAGAAGATACGTTTAGGTTATTCGATATTAAAAATGAAATTAATGTGATTACTAATTTTATCGATATCGATAAGTATAAATTCTCATTCACCGATTGCCAGCGTGGTATGATGGCGCCAGACGACGAAAAAATTATTACTCACATTAGTAATTTAAGACCCGTTAAACGGATTAGAGATGTTATTAAAATTTTCTATAACATTCAAAAAGAAGTACCAGCAAAACTGATGCTTATTGGTGAGGGGCCAGATAAGGAACCTGCTGAAAAGCTTTGTCAAGAATTAGGAATTTTAGATAAAGTCGTGTTTTTTGGAAGAAGTAACGAGATCGATAAAATTTTATGCTTCACAGATTTGTTTTTGCTGCCTTCGGAAACCGAGAGTTTCGGATTAGCAGCTTTAGAAGCTATGGCTTCAGGGGTTCCCGTAATATCTAGTAACACGGGAGGGATTCCAGAAGTTAATGTTCACGGGATTACAGGATTTTTAAGTGATGTTGGAGACGTTGAAGATATGAGTAAAAATGCCATACATATTTTAAGTGATGAAGCCCGTTTAAAGCAATTTAAAAACAATGCTAAAGAACGTTCTTACTTATTCGACCTACATAATATTGTACCACAATACGAGAAGTTATACGAAGAGACCATCGCTAAACGTCCTAAAGTATAA
- a CDS encoding glycoside hydrolase family 3 N-terminal domain-containing protein, which yields MRYNLYIVFILFFSIQFSFSQNSTNPLVTKDAAAQQKWVDSVYTNLSLQEKIGQLFMVRAMTSANTRDVAGIKNLIKNNHIGGIIYSKGGPVKLAKLNNAYQGLSDVPMLIGMDAEWGLSMRLDSTYAFPWNMTLGAIKDKALVEQAGKHIGEHCKRIGIHFNFGPDVDINTNPKNPIIGNRSFGEDRDEVTAHAVAFMKGLQSAGVMATGKHFPGHGDTETDSHKALPTITFSEKRIDSIELYPYKKMIKNGMESVMVAHLNVPSLESRPDFPSSLSKAIITDLLKEKMGFEGLIFTDALEMKGVADFSSPGDIDLAAFLAGNDILLISEDVPKAMAKITEAYNDKTITEERLAYSVKKILMSKYKVGLHKYKPIDTNNLVNDLNRLEDDMLNEELFENAITVAKNENDILPLRDLDKKTIAYIKFGDDSGSPFLNELKKYTKVHEVKSDSYGYIKSKLDSYNTVIIGLHRSNANPWKSYSFTSEEIQLLESIAATHHVILDVFVKPYALLDLPSIGNIEGIVVSYQNSVVAQEKSAQIIFGALGAKGQLPVSVGNGLHVGDGITLNSISRLGYTVPERVGIDSKKLHKIDAIAQRAVNEKMTPGIQLLVARKGKVIYNQNFGHHTYDKNSEPVKFDDVYDIASITKIVSSLPLIMEIVEQDDEISINTKLSQLLPEYADSNKANITLKQILSHYARLKPWIPFYVATLDSAKMPSSEYYRKSHSEDFNIKVSNNLYLKRDYPETIQKIIKDTDLLTTLKYRYSDLPYYILKKFIETYYDRTLDHLIQTHFYESLGMNYSTYNPYLKFPMKDIVPTENDTYYRHQVVQGYVHDMGAAMQNGVGGHAGVFSNANDIAKIMQMYLQKGFYGDKRYFKPETVDMFNKTYYADKDNRRGLGFDKPQLGKSGPTCGCLSMKSFGHSGFTGTYAWADPDEELVYVFMANRTYPSAEINMLLRENIRTDIQELIYEAIIN from the coding sequence ATGCGATATAACCTTTATATAGTTTTTATACTTTTTTTTAGTATTCAATTTTCTTTTAGTCAGAATTCCACAAATCCATTAGTTACAAAAGATGCAGCTGCGCAACAAAAATGGGTAGATAGTGTGTATACAAACTTGTCACTTCAAGAAAAAATTGGGCAATTATTTATGGTTCGCGCCATGACATCTGCAAACACAAGAGATGTCGCGGGCATTAAAAACCTAATTAAAAACAATCATATTGGTGGTATAATTTATTCAAAAGGTGGACCTGTAAAATTGGCTAAACTGAATAATGCCTACCAAGGCTTGTCTGATGTGCCAATGTTAATTGGAATGGATGCAGAATGGGGATTAAGTATGCGATTAGATTCTACTTACGCATTTCCTTGGAACATGACTTTAGGAGCAATAAAAGATAAGGCATTAGTAGAGCAAGCTGGTAAACACATTGGAGAGCATTGTAAACGTATTGGAATTCATTTTAATTTTGGTCCTGATGTGGATATTAATACAAATCCTAAAAATCCAATTATAGGAAATCGTTCTTTTGGTGAAGATCGTGATGAAGTTACCGCACATGCTGTAGCGTTTATGAAAGGGCTTCAAAGTGCCGGAGTTATGGCTACTGGTAAACATTTCCCTGGTCATGGCGATACAGAAACCGATTCGCATAAAGCCTTACCAACAATTACTTTTTCGGAGAAACGTATAGATTCTATTGAGCTGTATCCGTATAAAAAAATGATTAAAAACGGGATGGAGAGTGTTATGGTAGCTCACTTAAATGTACCGAGTTTAGAGTCTAGACCAGATTTTCCATCGTCTTTATCTAAAGCTATAATCACCGATTTATTAAAAGAAAAAATGGGCTTCGAAGGATTAATTTTTACAGATGCCTTAGAAATGAAAGGTGTTGCAGATTTTAGTAGCCCTGGAGATATTGATTTAGCAGCCTTTTTAGCGGGAAACGATATTTTATTAATTTCTGAAGATGTGCCAAAGGCAATGGCTAAAATTACTGAAGCGTATAACGATAAAACCATTACAGAAGAACGTTTAGCATATTCGGTTAAAAAGATTTTAATGTCGAAATACAAAGTGGGATTACATAAATACAAGCCCATAGACACGAATAACTTGGTTAACGATTTAAACCGCCTTGAAGACGACATGCTTAACGAAGAATTGTTTGAAAATGCAATTACGGTTGCTAAAAATGAAAACGATATCTTACCACTTCGTGATTTAGATAAAAAGACAATTGCTTACATTAAATTTGGAGACGATAGTGGTTCGCCATTTTTAAACGAATTAAAAAAATACACTAAAGTACACGAAGTAAAATCGGATTCGTATGGCTATATAAAAAGTAAATTAGATAGTTATAATACAGTTATTATTGGTTTACATCGCTCGAACGCTAATCCTTGGAAGAGTTATAGTTTTACATCTGAAGAAATTCAGCTTTTAGAAAGTATTGCAGCGACACACCATGTAATTTTAGATGTTTTTGTTAAACCTTATGCGTTATTAGACTTACCATCAATTGGTAATATAGAAGGTATCGTAGTCAGCTATCAAAATAGTGTAGTGGCTCAAGAGAAATCTGCTCAAATTATTTTTGGTGCATTAGGCGCTAAAGGGCAACTTCCTGTTTCTGTTGGAAATGGTTTACATGTTGGTGATGGCATTACTCTAAATTCAATTTCTAGATTAGGGTATACTGTTCCAGAACGTGTCGGCATCGACTCTAAAAAGCTTCATAAAATAGATGCTATTGCTCAGCGAGCAGTTAATGAAAAAATGACACCTGGAATTCAGCTATTGGTGGCTAGAAAAGGTAAGGTAATTTATAATCAGAATTTCGGACATCATACATACGATAAAAACTCGGAACCAGTTAAGTTCGATGATGTTTACGACATAGCATCCATAACCAAAATAGTTTCTAGTTTACCATTAATTATGGAAATTGTAGAACAAGACGATGAAATTTCTATTAATACAAAACTATCTCAACTACTTCCGGAGTATGCCGACTCTAATAAAGCCAATATTACCCTCAAGCAAATATTGTCGCATTATGCTCGACTAAAACCCTGGATTCCTTTTTATGTTGCAACACTCGACTCGGCTAAAATGCCGAGTTCTGAATATTATAGAAAATCGCATAGTGAAGATTTCAATATAAAAGTGTCTAATAATTTATACTTAAAACGAGATTATCCAGAAACTATTCAGAAAATTATTAAAGATACCGATTTACTTACAACCTTAAAATATCGCTATAGCGACTTACCTTATTACATTTTAAAGAAATTTATCGAGACTTATTACGACAGAACATTAGACCATCTTATTCAGACGCATTTTTATGAATCTTTAGGGATGAATTATTCAACATATAATCCGTATTTAAAATTTCCAATGAAAGACATTGTACCAACAGAAAACGACACCTATTACAGGCATCAAGTTGTGCAAGGTTATGTTCATGATATGGGAGCAGCTATGCAAAATGGAGTAGGTGGACATGCTGGTGTTTTTAGTAATGCCAACGATATCGCTAAAATCATGCAAATGTATTTACAAAAAGGATTTTATGGAGATAAGCGTTATTTTAAACCCGAAACGGTAGATATGTTTAACAAAACGTATTATGCCGACAAAGATAATAGACGTGGTTTAGGATTCGATAAGCCTCAATTAGGTAAAAGCGGTCCAACATGCGGATGTCTGTCTATGAAAAGTTTTGGTCATTCAGGATTTACTGGAACCTATGCTTGGGCAGATCCAGATGAAGAATTAGTGTATGTGTTTATGGCAAATAGAACATATCCGTCTGCCGAAATTAACATGTTATTACGAGAGAATATTAGAACAGATATTCAAGAACTTATTTACGAAGCAATTATAAATTAA
- a CDS encoding (Fe-S)-binding protein, producing the protein MNIIPNIIFAILLVAGIGYFARNVKKLVRNIKLGKDVDVSDNTAIRWKNMTRIALGQSKMVQRPIAGILHIVVYVGFIIINIEVLEIIIDGLFGTHRIFSGIGSLYGVLIGTFEILAFLVFVSVIIFWIRRNVIKLQRFWKSEMKGWPKSDGNIILYIEMVLMVLFLIMNATDVHFQEMNNGNVISQYIAPLFSNFSESTLHLIERGAWWLHIIGILCFLNYLYYSKHLHILLAFPNTYYGKVRPKGQLDNLEAVTTEVMMMMDPNADPFAAPAEDAFEEEVAKFGASDVQDLNWVQLLNAYTCTECGRCTSECPANQTGKKLSPRKIMMDTRDRLEEVGKNIDANNGVFNDDGKQLLGDYITNEELWACTSCNACVEACPVSIDPLSIIIDMRRYLVMEQSAAPAELNNMMTNIENNGAPWPYNQMDRLNWKDE; encoded by the coding sequence ATGAATATAATTCCTAACATAATATTTGCAATACTTTTAGTTGCCGGAATCGGTTACTTTGCTAGAAATGTAAAAAAATTAGTTCGCAATATAAAACTCGGTAAAGATGTCGACGTGAGTGATAATACCGCTATACGTTGGAAAAACATGACCAGAATTGCACTTGGGCAAAGTAAAATGGTACAGCGACCAATTGCAGGTATACTGCACATTGTTGTATATGTAGGATTTATTATTATAAATATTGAAGTCTTAGAAATTATTATTGATGGTCTTTTTGGAACACACAGAATCTTCTCTGGAATAGGAAGTTTGTATGGTGTTTTAATTGGGACTTTCGAGATTTTAGCATTTTTAGTTTTTGTTTCTGTTATTATATTTTGGATTAGAAGAAATGTAATTAAACTTCAAAGATTTTGGAAATCAGAAATGAAAGGTTGGCCAAAAAGTGATGGAAATATCATTTTATATATCGAAATGGTATTAATGGTATTGTTTTTAATTATGAATGCTACAGATGTTCATTTTCAAGAGATGAATAACGGAAATGTAATCAGTCAATACATTGCACCTTTATTTAGTAATTTTTCAGAAAGCACTTTACATCTTATTGAAAGAGGAGCTTGGTGGTTGCATATTATTGGAATATTATGTTTCTTAAACTACCTATATTATTCAAAGCATTTACATATTCTATTAGCATTCCCTAATACATATTACGGAAAAGTTAGGCCTAAAGGTCAGTTAGATAATCTTGAAGCTGTAACTACAGAAGTGATGATGATGATGGATCCTAATGCCGATCCATTTGCAGCACCTGCAGAAGATGCTTTCGAAGAAGAAGTTGCTAAGTTTGGTGCTAGCGATGTACAGGATTTAAATTGGGTACAATTGCTAAATGCCTATACATGTACCGAATGTGGACGATGTACTAGCGAGTGTCCTGCAAATCAAACAGGAAAAAAATTGTCGCCTCGTAAAATCATGATGGATACCAGAGACCGTTTAGAGGAAGTTGGTAAAAATATAGATGCAAATAATGGAGTGTTTAACGACGATGGTAAGCAGTTATTAGGTGATTACATTACAAACGAAGAACTTTGGGCGTGTACCTCATGTAATGCTTGTGTAGAAGCTTGCCCTGTGAGTATAGACCCGCTATCTATAATTATAGATATGAGACGTTATTTAGTTATGGAACAGTCTGCTGCTCCTGCAGAACTAAATAATATGATGACAAATATAGAAAATAACGGTGCGCCTTGGCCTTACAACCAAATGGATCGTTTAAATTGGAAAGACGAATAG
- the serB gene encoding phosphoserine phosphatase SerB translates to MGKEIFLLNISGQDKPGLTSSLTGVLAEYGAKVLDIGQANIHDTLSLGIMFEVKTKKKSASVLKDLLFKSYELGINAKFTPITLDDYENWVTLQGKNRYIITILGEKLAAEQISEVTKIISDKNLNIDAIKRLTGRLSLVKEEEYPRASIQLSIRGKIENKSEFTEKFMEISRKLDVDIAFQEDNIYRRNRRLVCFDMDSTLIQTEVIDELAELAGVGAEVKAITESAMQGEIDFNESFKKRMKLLEGLSEEVLQQVAVNLPITKGARRLINTLKKYGFKTAILSGGFTYFGHYLQKELGIDYVYANQLEIKDGKLTGGYLGDIVDGNKKAEYLQEIAEREGINIMQTIAVGDGANDLPMLNLAGLGIAFHAKPKVKDNAQSSISSIGLDGVLYLLGYHDKYIDLVD, encoded by the coding sequence ATGGGTAAGGAGATTTTCTTATTAAACATTTCGGGACAAGATAAACCAGGATTAACGTCAAGTTTAACTGGTGTTTTAGCAGAGTATGGCGCCAAAGTTTTAGATATTGGACAAGCAAATATTCACGATACACTTTCTTTAGGTATCATGTTTGAGGTTAAGACAAAGAAAAAATCGGCTTCAGTTTTAAAGGATTTGTTGTTTAAATCGTATGAACTTGGAATCAATGCTAAGTTTACACCAATTACTTTAGACGACTATGAAAACTGGGTAACACTTCAAGGAAAAAATCGCTATATCATTACCATTTTAGGTGAAAAATTAGCTGCTGAGCAAATTTCTGAAGTCACTAAAATCATTTCAGATAAGAATTTAAACATAGACGCTATTAAACGTCTTACGGGACGCTTATCATTAGTAAAAGAAGAAGAGTATCCTAGAGCTTCAATTCAATTATCCATTCGTGGTAAAATTGAAAATAAATCGGAATTCACTGAAAAGTTTATGGAAATCTCTAGAAAGTTAGATGTCGATATCGCTTTTCAAGAAGACAATATATATAGACGTAATAGACGTTTAGTGTGTTTTGATATGGATTCGACTTTAATTCAAACAGAAGTCATCGACGAGCTAGCAGAATTAGCAGGTGTTGGTGCAGAAGTTAAAGCCATTACAGAATCTGCTATGCAAGGAGAAATCGATTTTAATGAAAGTTTCAAAAAACGAATGAAACTTTTAGAAGGATTAAGCGAAGAGGTGTTACAACAAGTTGCTGTAAATTTACCAATTACTAAAGGTGCAAGACGTCTTATTAATACACTAAAAAAATACGGATTTAAAACGGCTATTTTATCGGGTGGGTTTACTTATTTCGGACATTATTTACAAAAAGAATTAGGTATTGATTATGTGTATGCTAATCAATTAGAAATTAAAGACGGAAAGCTTACCGGAGGCTATCTTGGCGATATTGTTGATGGTAATAAAAAAGCTGAATATTTACAAGAAATTGCAGAACGTGAGGGAATTAACATCATGCAAACTATTGCTGTAGGAGATGGTGCTAACGACCTACCAATGCTTAATCTTGCAGGATTAGGGATTGCGTTTCATGCCAAACCAAAGGTAAAAGACAATGCGCAAAGTTCTATTTCTAGTATCGGATTAGATGGTGTGTTATACTTATTAGGATATCACGACAAATACATAGATTTAGTAGATTAA